The region ACAGaggtgcacatacacacaccacaTGTAAAAAGTTGCTTTGCGGTGTTTGAATTGGCTCTAAATTCCTTGTTTTCCTGTCATCAAGGCTCTGACTCGCCCTCGTCGTCCACGCCAGAAGAGGCCGACACAGAGGACGATGGACAAGCTGTGAGCATCTGagctgtttcctgtctgctgcatctcttAGTgtaggtgtttttgtttttaactcgtGGGGTGACGTGCAACCTCTGCCAGTCCCATACAGGTAGCGAGTCATCGTCCAACAGCAGAAAGGAGATGCTTCCCAAACCCATCACCATAGTGACGAGCGAGTCGTCGTCCACCTGCTTCGTGCGGCCGGAAGAGTTTAGTTTTGGATCCAGCCATGCTGTCACCACGCAGACGCCTGCTCAGGTAGCACAACAACTAGAACTGCATCCATCATTGATACCAGAGCCTGACTGATACAGGATTTTTGTGCCAATGCTGTTTCCGATATTGATATGTGGGTCGATATTCTGCACACAGTATGTTAGCGTTACAGTGAAAATGATATTTCTTGAGGTTGTTTCTTGACTCCACATCACTGGgtgctttttctctttctctaaTAATAATTGCTATGAAGAGGAGTAATTAAAGAGAGGCCTAGAAACTCGTCTCTGCACCAccatctgctcagctgtgatacgttctctgctacatgtgctgcaagCAGTGCTGAGAGTGCTGAAAactaagcattttaaaatgacccCAAGTGCCTTTTTCTCCATCATGTTCTCTAAAAGGAAAGTTTGATTGATTCCTCACTTTGATAACTTGACCAGCTGCCGCCATTTTCAatttatttctctcttcttGCATTTCTGTGTTCTAATAATGATTGCTATGAAGGATAGTTATTAATGAGAGGTCGAGGGACTGGCTTAGGTACATACTTGACTCTGTACCAccatctgctcagctgtgatacATTTtgtgctacatgtgctgcagacagtgctgagAGTGTTGTAAATTATACATGTGATGACGACATTTCGACATTTCTGCATCATGTCTTGTAAAAGAAAAGTTTTCGTATCAGTTGACACACAGTCTACCTGTTGGGCTCTAACTGATGCCTCGCTTTGATAAAGAGAACAGACACCACAGTcttcagtttgtttatctctTCTTGCATTTTTGTGCTCCGATAATGATTGCTATAAAGGAATAGTTCTTAATGAGAGCTTTATAAAACTGGCTCAGGTACACAACTGGGGGTCAGGTTCATAATTTGACAGAAGAGCAGTGAAAACACATGGAAGGTTGACcatttggcagatttttccacCCTTAAGTCCACATCTGCAGCAGATATTCTTTATTCTGCATGAAGTGAAATCAAAATGATCCACTGACATCCCATTCAGAGGCATTTTAGCAGATTTGGGGTTCTTGGGCTCCTCCTTGGGATGAAAACCTTGTATAACTGCTGCCACAGAACACACTGTTCCTGACTCACTGTGTAATCCTACACCCTCTCCACAGATACACACCAGGCCAGGACAGCACCAGCTCTCGCAAATGACGACCGTGTTGAATCCCCCGGCCCCTCCGCCGCCACCTCCCGCCCCACCTACTCCTCCGGTGGGTCCCCCGGCCtcgtcccctctgtcccccctcTCGCCCACCATTTCGCTGCTGGAGGAGGGAGACCTGCGCAGTGTGGACCCTTGCAAAGACCTGTGGGGTTCTCGAGGCTACGGGGACTACAGGCGGGCGGGTGCCACGAGGACTATGGTTGGGGGGCTGACGGGTGGCGTGGTGGTCGGCGGCGGAGGGAGCCTTGCGGACAAGTCGGAGCTGTGCGTGGTTCGCTTTGAGAAGGAGCTGGCGGGGGTGGGGACGGCGGGCTGCGACGTGACCGTGAGCCTGGACAGCAAAGCCTCCCAGCGCCTGTCCTCGTCGTCGCCCACCTGTATGTCGATGCCCAATGCTGTGTCAGGCGTGTCCTCAGGTGCTGGTTCACCCCAGGAGACGGGCAAAGGCTCGCCTTCTCCCTGCTGCATCCACGCCTCGCTGGCCACGCCCCGCTCGCGGACTCgtaagagaggaggaggggccAGCAGCAGCGGCGACCCCGGGGTGATCTCCCCCGACGACGACAGCCCCTGCCCTCAGGCCTCCTCGTCATGCTCCTCCCGCTGCATTTACTGCCGCTCAGTTTTCAGCGCTTCGGAGAACGGGCGGGGCCGCTGCAGAGACGCCCCCGACCCGGCCCTGCACTGCCTCCGCCAGTGGACCTGTGTGTGGTGCGCAGAGAGTCTGCTCTACCACTGCATGTCGGACTCCGAGGGCGAGTTCTGGGAGCCTTGTTCATGCGATGACTCGATGGGGGGCCACCCGCACCCCCTCTGCTGTGCCCGCTGGTTGGCCCTCCTGGCCCTGTCACTCTTCGTGCCCTGCATGTGCTGCTACCTGCCTTTGCGCGCCTGCCTGCGATGTGGGGAAAGGTGTGGCTGCTGTGGGGGAAAGCACAAAGCGGTCCGATGAGGCCAGGCTAGGGGCGGGAGGGAGGGGGTTCCCTGGACCCGAGGGGGTTCTGGGTGTCGAGAGGAGGGGAGCATCTGTAGGGATGCAGGAGGTGGCCCTTAGAAGACCCAGACCTCCGACGTGGTCCTCCAAAGCCCCACAGCCTTCCACTGCATTCAGCTCTTTCTCTTTTCAACCTGGGGCCTTCCTCACTGGTCCATGCCTGCTGATGGTGCTCTGCACTCAGACCAGGCTCTGTGGGAGTCATCTGGAGCCTTCATAGTGGATTTACTGAAGGACGGCTGATCTGCAGTCAGCTGTTAGTGACTTTATCACAGAAAGAGGGTGGCAGAGGCAACAATGATGTGTACACTGTTTCAAATGtccgtttgtttttgttttgttttgggttttttttaatttaggaagaaaatctcaaaaaacaaaagatgttTATATATATGATTGTTATAATTTTAATTGgtatattttaataaatgtaaaacatattGACAGAATCCCCAAATGGCACACACATTCACGTACTCACAAACATGAGATCTTGGGGAAGTTCTTTGTTTCACGTTGGCCTGTTTGTCAGTCAGATGAACAGATGTCACCCTTTACCTCTAATTTTACCTCAGATGTTACTCAAATCTCGGTTAAGGAAGGAAAATAGGAGGTGGGTGAGCACAATGTGTCCGTGCTGTCGTCAAGAAAGCCTGAGCATCTGAGACCGCTGGTGTTGTCTTTTGGTTCAAGTCGTAGACCACAGTGGGGGGGGGAGGTTGTCAAATGCAAAGAGACAATTATCGTTAAGGGAAGTTGCAATGACAACCACAAAGACTTAAGTCATAATGTGATTCATAACGGTCCTTTGTAAACCAAACACACAgttactttttgttttctgatgagaaaaaatgagCGTGTGTCGAACATTAAACCACCCTCACTTtgcacataattttttttccatcttcccatgtatttttaatattaatcaTAGAAAACCTCACATCCCACCACTGTACTTGTTGAATCAGTCAAGGTGCTTACAACTGAGGCCTCTGAGCGAGTCTATTCTACCTAATGTACACAACCGCTGTACACTCCCCAAAGAAAAACACCACAGGTCCCCACGCTAACCAATCTGTTGACGCGTCTCGGCCTCTGAATGAGACGCCACCAAAAAAATGAAGTGCAATGAACAATGTATGGAAAGAGTATTTTTGTACCAGTTTGCTCACGTTAGGAAAGTGGAAATGGAAAAGCGTTGCTGCTGGAACTGAATAGTCGTGCGTTATTGTGTTCGATATCAAGCGTAAAAAGCTAAACAGGAACACAAGCTTGTTCTTAGAGCAGCAGCACGTAGCTCGCAGGTGTGACGATTAAACGTGTGTGCTGTTGACCCTGTGATAAGAAAAGAGGCACATTAACTTGAAAAAGATGAATGAAGGGAGGTCTTTGTCGGACCACAGTGGCAGACGTGTTTGCTGAATGTTGCTTTAATTATGAAGTCAAATAAGCTGCTATTTGAAGTCCTGCCCTAACGCTATTATTCCAACTCTCCCGCTGCCTCGTAGAAATCTGAGGTTTGTGTGAGAGTCAGAAACAATCCTACAAGTGTTGATTCCAACCAGGGTGCTGAGGATGCTCAATAGTGTCTGAAGAAGGCTTTTGTAAGCCTGGATTAAAGATAAATTTTCCCCgagatgtgtttttaaaatgcctCTGGTGATGcactttgcatttgtttattttgctgaTTGATgatatcatttatttttacttctaGCAAATAACCGGGCAGAGTTAGATTAAAAAAGATTCTAGAAATCaggatatttttcaaaaatcttcTGTTTTCCTCCACTTTGTGCTTCACATTGCAAGGAGATAAAAATTACGAGAAAGTCAGAATCATCAGGTCCTCCTACAGAAAGTCGCTTGCATccaaaatgcaagaaaaatttAGCTTCACATTTGTTGACTGGATATCTAATATCCTTTCAATTCTTATTAATGCCTTTTTCAATATGAGATGCTGGTTTTCTGACATCAATTATGCAAGCTAACATGAATCgctgagaaataaaaacaaattcagaAATATCGCAGAATAACTCATGAAATGCATCGAGCATCACAGAAAGACGACATCTTAAAAGTGTAACGGAATCTTTGGGGGtggttttgcttttaaatcCAACAGTAttcttgtttaaaatgtaa is a window of Acanthochromis polyacanthus isolate Apoly-LR-REF ecotype Palm Island chromosome 13, KAUST_Apoly_ChrSc, whole genome shotgun sequence DNA encoding:
- the spred3 gene encoding sprouty-related, EVH1 domain-containing protein 3 codes for the protein MEGDVRVRAVVMTRDDSSGGWVPLGGGGFSDVVICKGRSHDGRGRREYIIRGERLRDRAPVLECAVQRGLVYNKVNPIFHHWRVEDRKFGLTFQSPADAISFEKGLQTVIDKLDRGSDSPSSSTPEEADTEDDGQASHTGSESSSNSRKEMLPKPITIVTSESSSTCFVRPEEFSFGSSHAVTTQTPAQIHTRPGQHQLSQMTTVLNPPAPPPPPPAPPTPPVGPPASSPLSPLSPTISLLEEGDLRSVDPCKDLWGSRGYGDYRRAGATRTMVGGLTGGVVVGGGGSLADKSELCVVRFEKELAGVGTAGCDVTVSLDSKASQRLSSSSPTCMSMPNAVSGVSSGAGSPQETGKGSPSPCCIHASLATPRSRTRKRGGGASSSGDPGVISPDDDSPCPQASSSCSSRCIYCRSVFSASENGRGRCRDAPDPALHCLRQWTCVWCAESLLYHCMSDSEGEFWEPCSCDDSMGGHPHPLCCARWLALLALSLFVPCMCCYLPLRACLRCGERCGCCGGKHKAVR